In Haematobia irritans isolate KBUSLIRL chromosome 1, ASM5000362v1, whole genome shotgun sequence, a genomic segment contains:
- the ich gene encoding zinc finger protein ichor: MKFCTMNGPTESEVESMLMSPCWGPTQNGGQDQYLLDGHKLLLEHDLDSLPSDSEQKNSLDVLDNLLMNSTSLNGLSDLKPLPPFTGYTGHLSINGISGHHYHAIAQRLPDESNNNYIQSAYQAAGNGGLGGTTIHLAASSSGNSPLSSSHGASSGLSLASSLSSSHNSSADHNIVSSSTCLPESVLSTEADACLHDVKLFSDSQLDSKLYSLADSCVMSNPSTNTSTTSAGLAGQDPDSGGVRIYADAKDLTEYVDMNSIDDIAAIIGSAIADTTVPNQLDKDDGNDTRDSWIDLDAWIEGNCIQQEGGKLVVTQQDSLSEFILPQSPIHPSSSTLQSLLTHGYMPLLQNRLQNGPPTSSIKGEAPSSTSYCNELTSSTSASPPGSVVSTTDNLMINPRYLTNPTQYHITMKSDGLCSPDLMGNFPHTTTITPTGTPKTKRSRSTKKSTQQLTNGPASQVNGSVQANGSAGPQQMNSITSPTSVNFNANDLSGLLGKEKPVHRCSICNRGFLNKSNIKVHLRTHTGEKPFRCEVCAKAFRQKAHLLKHQQIHKRIGRD, encoded by the coding sequence ATGAAGTTTTGCACCATGAATGGTCCAACAGAATCTGAAGTTGAAAGCATGCTAATGAGTCCTTGCTGGGGACCTACACAAAACGGAGGCCAAGATCAATATCTTCTGGATGGTCATAAATTATTATTGGAACATGATTTGGACTCATTACCCAGTGACTCAGAACAAAAGAATTCTCTAGATGTTCTCGATAATCTGCTAATGAATTCCACCTCCCTGAATGGTCTATCGGATTTAAAACCTCTGCCACCATTTACCGGCTATACGGGTCACCTCTCCATCAATGGTATATCGGGTCATCATTATCATGCTATAGCACAGAGGCTACCAGATGAAAGCAATAACAATTATATCCAAAGTGCCTATCAGGCTGCAGGCAACGGTGGCCTGGGTGGGACGACCATACATCTGGCAGCCTCATCATCGGGAAATTCACCGCTCTCCTCCTCACATGGGGCCAGCAGTGGCCTATCGTTAGCCTCCAGCCTCTCAAGTAGTCATAATTCCTCTGCAGATCATAATATAGTGTCCTCATCGACGTGCCTGCCCGAAAGTGTCCTAAGCACCGAAGCCGATGCCTGCCTTCATGATGTGAAACTCTTCTCCGATAGTCAATTAGATAGTAAGCTCTATTCCCTGGCCGATAGTTGTGTAATGTCGAATCCCTCCACCAATACGAGTACAACGTCAGCGGGTCTCGCTGGGCAAGACCCCGACTCGGGGGGTGTTCGTATCTATGCTGATGCCAAGGACCTTACCGAATATGTGGATATGAATTCCATAGATGACATAGCAGCAATTATAGGCAGTGCAATAGCCGATACTACAGTACCTAATCAACTGGACAAGGACGATGGCAATGACACCAGAGATTCGTGGATAGATTTAGATGCCTGGATTGAGGGCAATTGTATACAGCAGGAGGGTGGAAAATTGGTGGTGACGCAGCAGGACTCGTTAAGTGAATTCATACTCCCTCAATCGCCCATACATCCAAGCAGTTCGACACTGCAAAGTCTGCTGACCCATGGCTATATGCCCTTGCTGCAGAATCGTTTGCAAAATGGACCACCTACGTCGAGTATAAAAGGTGAAGCGCCCAGTTCTACCTCATACTGTAATGAGCTGACCAGCTCCACATCGGCCAGTCCTCCAGGATCCGTGGTATCCACGACGGACAATCTCATGATAAATCCCCGCTATCTTACCAATCCCACGCAATATCACATCACAATGAAATCGGATGGCCTATGTAGTCCCGATTTGATGGGAAATTTTCCCCACACCACAACCATAACGCCAACGGGAACACCAAAAACCAAACGTTCGAGATCTACGAAAAAGTCAACGCAACAGCTAACCAATGGGCCTGCGTCACAGGTGAATGGGTCCGTGCAGGCCAACGGTAGTGCGGGCCCCCAACAAATGAACTCAATAACATCCCCCACCTCGGTGAATTTCAATGCCAACGATCTGTCGGGCCTCTTGGGCAAAGAGAAGCCCGTCCACCGGTGCAGCATATGTAATCGAGGCTTCCTCAACAAATCCAACATCAAGGTGCATTTGCGTACACATACGGGTGAGAAACCATTCCGTTGCGAGGTGTGTGCTAAAGCTTTTCGCCAAAAAGCCCATTTGCTCAAACATCAACAGATACATAAGAGAATTGGGCGTGACTGA